Proteins encoded together in one Meles meles chromosome 7, mMelMel3.1 paternal haplotype, whole genome shotgun sequence window:
- the NRIP2 gene encoding nuclear receptor-interacting protein 2, which translates to MEGRTVQQPPPCSSSSPSPAGAISTTRQEARREEGDSRRRGQEAALGDRAPLSQQRRLRQATQFLHKDSADLLPLDSLKRLGTSKDLQPHSVIQRRLVEGNQSRLQGESPLVQAQIHGQESRRKTSKTETPTLLVNCKCRDQELRVAVDTGTHHNQISAGCLSRLGLGKKVLKAPGGGLAPGPPTQVEQLELQLGQETVACSAQVVDVESPEFCLGLQTLLSLKCCIDLDRGVLRLRAPFPELPFLPLYQEPGQ; encoded by the exons atggagggaaggacgGTTCAGcagcccccaccctgctcatCAAGCTCGCCGAGCCCCGCAGGGGCCATAAGCACCACCAGGCAGGAggccaggagagaggagggagactccaggaggagaggacaggaggCAGCGCTGGGGGACCGAGCCCCCCTGAGCCAGCAGCGCCGGCTCAGACAGGCCACCCAGTTCCTGCACAAGGACTCTGCCGACCTGCTCCCCCTGGACAGCCTCAAGAGGCTCGGCACTTCCAAGGACTTG CAGCCGCACAGCGTGATCCAGAGACGCCTGGTGGAAGGAAACCAGAGTCGGCTTCAGGGGGAGTCTCCCCTGGTGCAGGCCCAGATTCATGGCcaggagagcaggaggaagaCCAGCAAGACAGAGACTCCAACTCTTCTGGTCAACTGCAAG TGCCGAGACCAGGAGCTTCGGGTGGCCGTGGACACAGGCACCCACCACAACCAGATCTCTGCTGGATGCCTCAGCCGCCTGGG GCTAGGGAAGAAGGTCCTCAAAGCCCCGGGTGGGGGCCTGGCACCTGGGCCCCCCACCCAGGTGGAGCAGCTAGAGCTACAGCTGGGCCAGGAGACAGTGGCCTGCTCGGCCCAGGTGGTGG ACGTGGAGAGTCCCGAGTTCTGTCTTGGACTACAGACTCTACTTTCTCTCAAG tGCTGCATCGACCTGGATCGTGGAGTACTACGCCTGAGAGCCCCCTTCCCAGagctgcccttcctccctctatACCAAGAGCCTGGCCAGTGA
- the ITFG2 gene encoding KICSTOR complex protein ITFG2 isoform X1, whose amino-acid sequence MRSVSYVQRVALEFSGSLFPHAICLGDVDNDTLNELVVGDTSGKLFVYKNDDSRPWLTCSCQGMLTCVGVGDVCNKGKNLVVAVSAEGWFHLCDLTPAKALDASGHHESLTAEEQHPVFKQHIPANTKVMLISDIDGDGCCELVVGYTDRVVRAFRWEDLGEGTEHPMGQLVSLKKWTLEGQVDSLSVTPGPLGVPELMVSQPGCAYAILLCTWNKDTGPPPTSEGAPEGSRDTLAARDVMLHQTSGRIHNKNVSTHLVGNIKRGEGHTAERAGSGLFALCTLDGTLKLMEEADKLLWSVQVDHQLFALEKLDVTETGNTVAPVGCVTTDARSEGNGHEEVVACAWDGQTYIIDHNRTVVRFQVDENIRAFCAGLYACKEGRNSPCLVYVTFNQKIYVYWEVQLERMESTNLLKLLEAEPEFQNLLQELGVDPDDAPAVRALLHQTLYHPDQPPQCAPASLHDPT is encoded by the exons ATGAGGTCGGTTAGCTACGTGCAGCGCGTCGCTCTGGAATTCAGTGGGAGCCTCTTCCCGCACGCGATCTGCCTCGGAGACGTCGATAACGACACG TTAAATGAACTGGTGGTGGGGGACACCAGCGGGAAGCTGTTCGTGTATAAGAATGATGACAGCCGGCCGTGGCTCACCTGTTCCTGCCAGGGCATG CTGACTTGCGTTGGGGTCGGAGATGTGTGTAATAAAGGAAAG aACCTGGTAGTGGCGGTGAGTGCCGAAGGATGGTTTCACCTGTGTGACCTGACGCCTGCCAAGGCCCTGGATGCTTCTGGGCACCATGAGAGCCTGACGGCAGAGGAGCAACATCCAGTGTTCAAACAGCATATCCCTGCCAACACCAAGGTCATGCTGATCAGCGACATCG ATGGAGACGGGTGTTGCGAGCTGGTAGTAGGTTACACAGACCGCGTGGTCCGGGCTTTCCGCTGGGAAGATCTGGGCGAGGGCACTGAGCATCCCATGGGACAGCTGGTGTCCCTCAAGAAATGGACGCTGGAGggtcag GTGGACAGTCTCTCGGTGACTCCTGGGCCCCTGGGTGTGCCAGAACTGATGGTATCTCAGCCGGGCTGCGCTTACGCCATTCTGCTGTGTACCTGGAACAAGGACACCGGGCCCCCCCCCACCTCAGAGGGAGCCCCGGAGGGCAGTAG GGATACCCTGGCTGCCCGAGATGTCATGTTGCACCAGACTTCCGGCCGCATCCACAACAAGAATGTCTCCACCCACCTCGTTGGCAACATCAAACGAGGTGAAG GCCACACCGCTGAGAGGGCTGGCTCTGGCCTCTTTGCCCTCTGCACTCTGGATG gGACCCTGAAGCTGATGGAGGAAGCAGACAAGCTGCTGTGGTCAGTGCAGGTGGATCACCAGCTCTTCGCCCTGGAGAAACTGGATGTCACG GAGACTGGGAATACTGTTGCCCCCGTGGGCTGTGTGACCACGGATGCGAGGAGCGAG GGCAACGGGCATGAGGAGGTGGTGGCCTGTGCCTGGGATGGACAGACGTATATCATTGACCACAACCGCACCGTCGTCCGCTTCCAGGTGGACGAGAACATCCGAGCCTTCTGTGCAG GCCTCTATGCCTGCAAGGAGGGCCGCAACAGCCCCTGCCTCGTGTATGTCACGTTCAACCAGAAGATCTACGTCTACTGGGAGGTGCAGCTCGAGCGGATGGAATCGACCAATCTGCTGAAACTGCTGGAGGCTGAGCCAGAGTTCCAGAACCTCCTGCAGGAGCTGGGCGTGG ATCCTGACGACGCCCCAGCCGTCCGCGCCCTGCTTCACCAGACCCTCTACCATCCGGACCAACCACCCCAGTGTGCTCCCGCAAGCCTCCACGATCCCACCTAA
- the ITFG2 gene encoding KICSTOR complex protein ITFG2 isoform X2 yields the protein MRSVSYVQRVALEFSGSLFPHAICLGDVDNDTLNELVVGDTSGKLFVYKNDDSRPWLTCSCQGMLTCVGVGDVCNKGKNLVVAVSAEGWFHLCDLTPAKALDASGHHESLTAEEQHPVFKQHIPANTKVMLISDIDGDGCCELVVGYTDRVVRAFRWEDLGEGTEHPMGQLVSLKKWTLEGQVDSLSVTPGPLGVPELMVSQPGCAYAILLCTWNKDTGPPPTSEGAPEGSRDTLAARDVMLHQTSGRIHNKNVSTHLVGNIKRGHTAERAGSGLFALCTLDGTLKLMEEADKLLWSVQVDHQLFALEKLDVTETGNTVAPVGCVTTDARSEGNGHEEVVACAWDGQTYIIDHNRTVVRFQVDENIRAFCAGLYACKEGRNSPCLVYVTFNQKIYVYWEVQLERMESTNLLKLLEAEPEFQNLLQELGVDPDDAPAVRALLHQTLYHPDQPPQCAPASLHDPT from the exons ATGAGGTCGGTTAGCTACGTGCAGCGCGTCGCTCTGGAATTCAGTGGGAGCCTCTTCCCGCACGCGATCTGCCTCGGAGACGTCGATAACGACACG TTAAATGAACTGGTGGTGGGGGACACCAGCGGGAAGCTGTTCGTGTATAAGAATGATGACAGCCGGCCGTGGCTCACCTGTTCCTGCCAGGGCATG CTGACTTGCGTTGGGGTCGGAGATGTGTGTAATAAAGGAAAG aACCTGGTAGTGGCGGTGAGTGCCGAAGGATGGTTTCACCTGTGTGACCTGACGCCTGCCAAGGCCCTGGATGCTTCTGGGCACCATGAGAGCCTGACGGCAGAGGAGCAACATCCAGTGTTCAAACAGCATATCCCTGCCAACACCAAGGTCATGCTGATCAGCGACATCG ATGGAGACGGGTGTTGCGAGCTGGTAGTAGGTTACACAGACCGCGTGGTCCGGGCTTTCCGCTGGGAAGATCTGGGCGAGGGCACTGAGCATCCCATGGGACAGCTGGTGTCCCTCAAGAAATGGACGCTGGAGggtcag GTGGACAGTCTCTCGGTGACTCCTGGGCCCCTGGGTGTGCCAGAACTGATGGTATCTCAGCCGGGCTGCGCTTACGCCATTCTGCTGTGTACCTGGAACAAGGACACCGGGCCCCCCCCCACCTCAGAGGGAGCCCCGGAGGGCAGTAG GGATACCCTGGCTGCCCGAGATGTCATGTTGCACCAGACTTCCGGCCGCATCCACAACAAGAATGTCTCCACCCACCTCGTTGGCAACATCAAACGAG GCCACACCGCTGAGAGGGCTGGCTCTGGCCTCTTTGCCCTCTGCACTCTGGATG gGACCCTGAAGCTGATGGAGGAAGCAGACAAGCTGCTGTGGTCAGTGCAGGTGGATCACCAGCTCTTCGCCCTGGAGAAACTGGATGTCACG GAGACTGGGAATACTGTTGCCCCCGTGGGCTGTGTGACCACGGATGCGAGGAGCGAG GGCAACGGGCATGAGGAGGTGGTGGCCTGTGCCTGGGATGGACAGACGTATATCATTGACCACAACCGCACCGTCGTCCGCTTCCAGGTGGACGAGAACATCCGAGCCTTCTGTGCAG GCCTCTATGCCTGCAAGGAGGGCCGCAACAGCCCCTGCCTCGTGTATGTCACGTTCAACCAGAAGATCTACGTCTACTGGGAGGTGCAGCTCGAGCGGATGGAATCGACCAATCTGCTGAAACTGCTGGAGGCTGAGCCAGAGTTCCAGAACCTCCTGCAGGAGCTGGGCGTGG ATCCTGACGACGCCCCAGCCGTCCGCGCCCTGCTTCACCAGACCCTCTACCATCCGGACCAACCACCCCAGTGTGCTCCCGCAAGCCTCCACGATCCCACCTAA
- the ITFG2 gene encoding KICSTOR complex protein ITFG2 isoform X3, which produces MRSVSYVQRVALEFSGSLFPHAICLGDVDNDTLNELVVGDTSGKLFVYKNDDSRPWLTCSCQGMLTCVGVGDVCNKGKNLVVAVSAEGWFHLCDLTPAKALDASGHHESLTAEEQHPVFKQHIPANTKVMLISDIDGDGCCELVVGYTDRVVRAFRWEDLGEGTEHPMGQLVSLKKWTLEGQVDSLSVTPGPLGVPELMVSQPGCAYAILLCTWNKDTGPPPTSEGAPEGSRDTLAARDVMLHQTSGRIHNKNVSTHLVGNIKRGEGHTAERAGSGLFALCTLDGTLKLMEEADKLLWSVQVDHQLFALEKLDVTGNGHEEVVACAWDGQTYIIDHNRTVVRFQVDENIRAFCAGLYACKEGRNSPCLVYVTFNQKIYVYWEVQLERMESTNLLKLLEAEPEFQNLLQELGVDPDDAPAVRALLHQTLYHPDQPPQCAPASLHDPT; this is translated from the exons ATGAGGTCGGTTAGCTACGTGCAGCGCGTCGCTCTGGAATTCAGTGGGAGCCTCTTCCCGCACGCGATCTGCCTCGGAGACGTCGATAACGACACG TTAAATGAACTGGTGGTGGGGGACACCAGCGGGAAGCTGTTCGTGTATAAGAATGATGACAGCCGGCCGTGGCTCACCTGTTCCTGCCAGGGCATG CTGACTTGCGTTGGGGTCGGAGATGTGTGTAATAAAGGAAAG aACCTGGTAGTGGCGGTGAGTGCCGAAGGATGGTTTCACCTGTGTGACCTGACGCCTGCCAAGGCCCTGGATGCTTCTGGGCACCATGAGAGCCTGACGGCAGAGGAGCAACATCCAGTGTTCAAACAGCATATCCCTGCCAACACCAAGGTCATGCTGATCAGCGACATCG ATGGAGACGGGTGTTGCGAGCTGGTAGTAGGTTACACAGACCGCGTGGTCCGGGCTTTCCGCTGGGAAGATCTGGGCGAGGGCACTGAGCATCCCATGGGACAGCTGGTGTCCCTCAAGAAATGGACGCTGGAGggtcag GTGGACAGTCTCTCGGTGACTCCTGGGCCCCTGGGTGTGCCAGAACTGATGGTATCTCAGCCGGGCTGCGCTTACGCCATTCTGCTGTGTACCTGGAACAAGGACACCGGGCCCCCCCCCACCTCAGAGGGAGCCCCGGAGGGCAGTAG GGATACCCTGGCTGCCCGAGATGTCATGTTGCACCAGACTTCCGGCCGCATCCACAACAAGAATGTCTCCACCCACCTCGTTGGCAACATCAAACGAGGTGAAG GCCACACCGCTGAGAGGGCTGGCTCTGGCCTCTTTGCCCTCTGCACTCTGGATG gGACCCTGAAGCTGATGGAGGAAGCAGACAAGCTGCTGTGGTCAGTGCAGGTGGATCACCAGCTCTTCGCCCTGGAGAAACTGGATGTCACG GGCAACGGGCATGAGGAGGTGGTGGCCTGTGCCTGGGATGGACAGACGTATATCATTGACCACAACCGCACCGTCGTCCGCTTCCAGGTGGACGAGAACATCCGAGCCTTCTGTGCAG GCCTCTATGCCTGCAAGGAGGGCCGCAACAGCCCCTGCCTCGTGTATGTCACGTTCAACCAGAAGATCTACGTCTACTGGGAGGTGCAGCTCGAGCGGATGGAATCGACCAATCTGCTGAAACTGCTGGAGGCTGAGCCAGAGTTCCAGAACCTCCTGCAGGAGCTGGGCGTGG ATCCTGACGACGCCCCAGCCGTCCGCGCCCTGCTTCACCAGACCCTCTACCATCCGGACCAACCACCCCAGTGTGCTCCCGCAAGCCTCCACGATCCCACCTAA
- the ITFG2 gene encoding KICSTOR complex protein ITFG2 isoform X4, whose protein sequence is MRSVSYVQRVALEFSGSLFPHAICLGDVDNDTLNELVVGDTSGKLFVYKNDDSRPWLTCSCQGMLTCVGVGDVCNKGKNLVVAVSAEGWFHLCDLTPAKALDASGHHESLTAEEQHPVFKQHIPANTKVMLISDIDGDGCCELVVGYTDRVVRAFRWEDLGEGTEHPMGQLVSLKKWTLEGQVDSLSVTPGPLGVPELMVSQPGCAYAILLCTWNKDTGPPPTSEGAPEGSRDTLAARDVMLHQTSGRIHNKNVSTHLVGNIKRGHTAERAGSGLFALCTLDGTLKLMEEADKLLWSVQVDHQLFALEKLDVTGNGHEEVVACAWDGQTYIIDHNRTVVRFQVDENIRAFCAGLYACKEGRNSPCLVYVTFNQKIYVYWEVQLERMESTNLLKLLEAEPEFQNLLQELGVDPDDAPAVRALLHQTLYHPDQPPQCAPASLHDPT, encoded by the exons ATGAGGTCGGTTAGCTACGTGCAGCGCGTCGCTCTGGAATTCAGTGGGAGCCTCTTCCCGCACGCGATCTGCCTCGGAGACGTCGATAACGACACG TTAAATGAACTGGTGGTGGGGGACACCAGCGGGAAGCTGTTCGTGTATAAGAATGATGACAGCCGGCCGTGGCTCACCTGTTCCTGCCAGGGCATG CTGACTTGCGTTGGGGTCGGAGATGTGTGTAATAAAGGAAAG aACCTGGTAGTGGCGGTGAGTGCCGAAGGATGGTTTCACCTGTGTGACCTGACGCCTGCCAAGGCCCTGGATGCTTCTGGGCACCATGAGAGCCTGACGGCAGAGGAGCAACATCCAGTGTTCAAACAGCATATCCCTGCCAACACCAAGGTCATGCTGATCAGCGACATCG ATGGAGACGGGTGTTGCGAGCTGGTAGTAGGTTACACAGACCGCGTGGTCCGGGCTTTCCGCTGGGAAGATCTGGGCGAGGGCACTGAGCATCCCATGGGACAGCTGGTGTCCCTCAAGAAATGGACGCTGGAGggtcag GTGGACAGTCTCTCGGTGACTCCTGGGCCCCTGGGTGTGCCAGAACTGATGGTATCTCAGCCGGGCTGCGCTTACGCCATTCTGCTGTGTACCTGGAACAAGGACACCGGGCCCCCCCCCACCTCAGAGGGAGCCCCGGAGGGCAGTAG GGATACCCTGGCTGCCCGAGATGTCATGTTGCACCAGACTTCCGGCCGCATCCACAACAAGAATGTCTCCACCCACCTCGTTGGCAACATCAAACGAG GCCACACCGCTGAGAGGGCTGGCTCTGGCCTCTTTGCCCTCTGCACTCTGGATG gGACCCTGAAGCTGATGGAGGAAGCAGACAAGCTGCTGTGGTCAGTGCAGGTGGATCACCAGCTCTTCGCCCTGGAGAAACTGGATGTCACG GGCAACGGGCATGAGGAGGTGGTGGCCTGTGCCTGGGATGGACAGACGTATATCATTGACCACAACCGCACCGTCGTCCGCTTCCAGGTGGACGAGAACATCCGAGCCTTCTGTGCAG GCCTCTATGCCTGCAAGGAGGGCCGCAACAGCCCCTGCCTCGTGTATGTCACGTTCAACCAGAAGATCTACGTCTACTGGGAGGTGCAGCTCGAGCGGATGGAATCGACCAATCTGCTGAAACTGCTGGAGGCTGAGCCAGAGTTCCAGAACCTCCTGCAGGAGCTGGGCGTGG ATCCTGACGACGCCCCAGCCGTCCGCGCCCTGCTTCACCAGACCCTCTACCATCCGGACCAACCACCCCAGTGTGCTCCCGCAAGCCTCCACGATCCCACCTAA
- the ITFG2 gene encoding KICSTOR complex protein ITFG2 isoform X5 has translation MCVIKESPSLPCLCFSQNLVVAVSAEGWFHLCDLTPAKALDASGHHESLTAEEQHPVFKQHIPANTKVMLISDIDGDGCCELVVGYTDRVVRAFRWEDLGEGTEHPMGQLVSLKKWTLEGQVDSLSVTPGPLGVPELMVSQPGCAYAILLCTWNKDTGPPPTSEGAPEGSRDTLAARDVMLHQTSGRIHNKNVSTHLVGNIKRGEGHTAERAGSGLFALCTLDGTLKLMEEADKLLWSVQVDHQLFALEKLDVTETGNTVAPVGCVTTDARSEGNGHEEVVACAWDGQTYIIDHNRTVVRFQVDENIRAFCAGLYACKEGRNSPCLVYVTFNQKIYVYWEVQLERMESTNLLKLLEAEPEFQNLLQELGVDPDDAPAVRALLHQTLYHPDQPPQCAPASLHDPT, from the exons ATGTGTGTAATAAAGGAAAG TCCATCCCTCCcatgcctctgcttctcccagaACCTGGTAGTGGCGGTGAGTGCCGAAGGATGGTTTCACCTGTGTGACCTGACGCCTGCCAAGGCCCTGGATGCTTCTGGGCACCATGAGAGCCTGACGGCAGAGGAGCAACATCCAGTGTTCAAACAGCATATCCCTGCCAACACCAAGGTCATGCTGATCAGCGACATCG ATGGAGACGGGTGTTGCGAGCTGGTAGTAGGTTACACAGACCGCGTGGTCCGGGCTTTCCGCTGGGAAGATCTGGGCGAGGGCACTGAGCATCCCATGGGACAGCTGGTGTCCCTCAAGAAATGGACGCTGGAGggtcag GTGGACAGTCTCTCGGTGACTCCTGGGCCCCTGGGTGTGCCAGAACTGATGGTATCTCAGCCGGGCTGCGCTTACGCCATTCTGCTGTGTACCTGGAACAAGGACACCGGGCCCCCCCCCACCTCAGAGGGAGCCCCGGAGGGCAGTAG GGATACCCTGGCTGCCCGAGATGTCATGTTGCACCAGACTTCCGGCCGCATCCACAACAAGAATGTCTCCACCCACCTCGTTGGCAACATCAAACGAGGTGAAG GCCACACCGCTGAGAGGGCTGGCTCTGGCCTCTTTGCCCTCTGCACTCTGGATG gGACCCTGAAGCTGATGGAGGAAGCAGACAAGCTGCTGTGGTCAGTGCAGGTGGATCACCAGCTCTTCGCCCTGGAGAAACTGGATGTCACG GAGACTGGGAATACTGTTGCCCCCGTGGGCTGTGTGACCACGGATGCGAGGAGCGAG GGCAACGGGCATGAGGAGGTGGTGGCCTGTGCCTGGGATGGACAGACGTATATCATTGACCACAACCGCACCGTCGTCCGCTTCCAGGTGGACGAGAACATCCGAGCCTTCTGTGCAG GCCTCTATGCCTGCAAGGAGGGCCGCAACAGCCCCTGCCTCGTGTATGTCACGTTCAACCAGAAGATCTACGTCTACTGGGAGGTGCAGCTCGAGCGGATGGAATCGACCAATCTGCTGAAACTGCTGGAGGCTGAGCCAGAGTTCCAGAACCTCCTGCAGGAGCTGGGCGTGG ATCCTGACGACGCCCCAGCCGTCCGCGCCCTGCTTCACCAGACCCTCTACCATCCGGACCAACCACCCCAGTGTGCTCCCGCAAGCCTCCACGATCCCACCTAA
- the ITFG2 gene encoding KICSTOR complex protein ITFG2 isoform X6, with protein MRSVSYVQRVALEFSGSLFPHAICLGDVDNDTLNELVVGDTSGKLFVYKNDDSRPWLTCSCQGMLTCVGVGDVCNKGKNLVVAVSAEGWFHLCDLTPAKALDASGHHESLTAEEQHPVFKQHIPANTKVMLISDIDGDGCCELVVGYTDRVVRAFRWEDLGEGTEHPMGQLVSLKKWTLEGQVDSLSVTPGPLGVPELMVSQPGCAYAILLCTWNKDTGPPPTSEGAPEGSRDTLAARDVMLHQTSGRIHNKNVSTHLVGNIKRGEGHTAERAGSGLFALCTLDGTLKLMEEADKLLWSVQVDHQLFALEKLDVTETGNTVAPVGCVTTDARSEGNGHEEVVACAWDGQTYIIDHNRTVVRFQVDENIRAFCAEDLRLLGGAARADGIDQSAETAGG; from the exons ATGAGGTCGGTTAGCTACGTGCAGCGCGTCGCTCTGGAATTCAGTGGGAGCCTCTTCCCGCACGCGATCTGCCTCGGAGACGTCGATAACGACACG TTAAATGAACTGGTGGTGGGGGACACCAGCGGGAAGCTGTTCGTGTATAAGAATGATGACAGCCGGCCGTGGCTCACCTGTTCCTGCCAGGGCATG CTGACTTGCGTTGGGGTCGGAGATGTGTGTAATAAAGGAAAG aACCTGGTAGTGGCGGTGAGTGCCGAAGGATGGTTTCACCTGTGTGACCTGACGCCTGCCAAGGCCCTGGATGCTTCTGGGCACCATGAGAGCCTGACGGCAGAGGAGCAACATCCAGTGTTCAAACAGCATATCCCTGCCAACACCAAGGTCATGCTGATCAGCGACATCG ATGGAGACGGGTGTTGCGAGCTGGTAGTAGGTTACACAGACCGCGTGGTCCGGGCTTTCCGCTGGGAAGATCTGGGCGAGGGCACTGAGCATCCCATGGGACAGCTGGTGTCCCTCAAGAAATGGACGCTGGAGggtcag GTGGACAGTCTCTCGGTGACTCCTGGGCCCCTGGGTGTGCCAGAACTGATGGTATCTCAGCCGGGCTGCGCTTACGCCATTCTGCTGTGTACCTGGAACAAGGACACCGGGCCCCCCCCCACCTCAGAGGGAGCCCCGGAGGGCAGTAG GGATACCCTGGCTGCCCGAGATGTCATGTTGCACCAGACTTCCGGCCGCATCCACAACAAGAATGTCTCCACCCACCTCGTTGGCAACATCAAACGAGGTGAAG GCCACACCGCTGAGAGGGCTGGCTCTGGCCTCTTTGCCCTCTGCACTCTGGATG gGACCCTGAAGCTGATGGAGGAAGCAGACAAGCTGCTGTGGTCAGTGCAGGTGGATCACCAGCTCTTCGCCCTGGAGAAACTGGATGTCACG GAGACTGGGAATACTGTTGCCCCCGTGGGCTGTGTGACCACGGATGCGAGGAGCGAG GGCAACGGGCATGAGGAGGTGGTGGCCTGTGCCTGGGATGGACAGACGTATATCATTGACCACAACCGCACCGTCGTCCGCTTCCAGGTGGACGAGAACATCCGAGCCTTCTGTGCAG AAGATCTACGTCTACTGGGAGGTGCAGCTCGAGCGGATGGAATCGACCAATCTGCTGAAACTGCTGGAGGCTGA
- the FKBP4 gene encoding peptidyl-prolyl cis-trans isomerase FKBP4 translates to MTAEEMKAAESGAQSAPLPLEGVDISPKQDEGVLKVIKREGTGTEMPMIGDRVFVHYTGWLLDGTKFDSSLDRKDKFSFDLGKGEVIKAWDIAVATMKVGEVCHITCKPEYAYGSAGSPPKIPPNATLVFEVELFEFRGEDLTEEEDGGIIRRIRTRGEGYARPNEGAIVEVALEGYYKDQMFDRRELRFEVGEGESLDLPCGLEKAIQRMEKGEHSVVYLKPSYAFGNVGKEKFQIPPNAELKYEVHLKSFEKAKESWEMNSEEKLEQSTIVKERGTVYFKEGKYKQALLQYKKIVSWLEYESSFSNEDAQKAQALRLASHLNLAMCHLKLQAFSAAIESCNKALELDSNNEKGLFRRGEAHLAVNDFDLARADFQKVLQLYPSNKAAKAQLAICQQRIRKQLAREKKLYANMFERLAEEESKAKAAEGAGDHPADAEMKEEQKNEVAGSQPQVETEA, encoded by the exons ATGACCGCCGAGGAGATGAAGGCGGCCGAGAGCGGGGCGCAGTCGGCGCCGCTGCCCCTCGAGGGGGTGGACATCAGCCCCAAGCAAGACGAAGGCGTGCTGAAG gTCATCAAGCGAGAGGGCACAGGCACAGAGATGCCCATGATTGGGGACCGTGTCTTTGTCCACTACACTGGCTGGTTATTAGATGGCACCAAGTTTGACTCCAGTCTGGACCGCAAGGACAAATTCTCCTTTGACCTGGGCAAAG GGGAGGTCATCAAGGCTTGGGATATTGCTGTAGCAACCATGAAGGTGGGAGAGGTGTGCCACATCACCTGCAAACCAGAGTATGCCTACGGTTCAGCAGGCAGCCCTCCAAAAATCCCCCCCAATGCCACGCTTGTGTTTGAG GTGGAGTTGTTCGAGTTTAGAGGAGAGGACCTGACAGAAGAAGAAGATGGGGGGATCATCCGGAGAATACGGACTCGGGGTGAAGGCTATGCCAGGCCCAACGAGGGCGCCATCGTGGAGG TTGCACTGGAAGGGTACTACAAAGACCAGATGTTTGACCGGCGGGAGCTCCGCTTTGAGGTTGGCGAGGGGGAGAGCCTGGACCTTCCTTGTGGGCTGGAGAAAGCCATTCAGCGCATGGAAAAAGGAGAACATTCCGTTGTGTACCTCAAGCCCAG CTATGCTTTTGGCAACGTggggaaggaaaagttccagaTCCCGCCGAATGCCGAGCTGAAATACGAAGTACACCTCAAGAGTTTCGAGAAG GCCAAGGAGTCTTGGGAGATGAACTCCGAGGAGAAGCTGGAGCAGAGCACCATAGTGAAAGAGCGGGGCACCGTGTACTTCAAG GAAGGCAAGTACAAACAAGCTTTACTGCAGTACAAGAAGATTGTCTCCTGGCTGGAATACGAGTCCAGTTTCTCTAACGAGGACGCCCAGAAGGCCCAGGCTCTTCGGCTGGCCTCCCACCTCAACCTGGCCATGTGTCACCTGAAACTACAGGCCTTCTCGGCGGCCATCGAGAGCTGTAACAAG GCCCTGGAACTGGACAGCAACAACGAGAAGGGCCTTTTCCGCCGCGGAGAGGCCCACCTGGCGGTGAATGACTTTGACTTGGCACGGGCTGACTTCCAGAAGGTCCTGCAGCTCTACCCCAGCAACAAAGCCGCCAAGGCCCAGCTGGCCATCTGCCAGCAGCGGATCCGCAAGCAGCTTGCGCGGGAGAAGAAGCTCTATGCCAACATGTTTGAGAGGCTGGCCGAGGAGGAGAGCAAG gcCAAGGCAGCAGAAGGCGCAGGAGACCATCCTGCTGACGCAGAGATGAAGGAGGAGCAGAAGAACGAAGTGGCGGGGAGCCAGCCTCAGGTGGAGACGGAAGCGTAG